ACGTGTATGGCTGTTCTTCACCCCGCATTTCACATATGACATTCGTAAGTgccattatataatttttagccAACGTAAGCGTCTCTATTTTACTGAGTTTCCTTTCCATTTTTACGTGTGGTATCACCTCGCGCAGTTGCTGAAAAAGATAACATTGTTGCTGATAAGATTGAAAATTCAATTACTTCGAGTATCGATCGTGCTTGAAATGTGTATACGTGTTTAAATAATAATCGAAAGAAATCATTTATTACGTTTCTGTTGCATCATTTCAATTAAGATTCCTTTACTTGATTTCTGTTCGCTTAACAAAGGAACTTAActatcttcaattttacattgttaaaaataaaaattaggaattcTACAAATTCAAAACAAAGCAGAACAgtattataaaaaagaaatacaatcAAACTTATTATTTGGAATTTATCTGTGTCATTGGAGAAGAatatcaaaatggcggacgacaCTCGATTGCGATCAGAAGCATTTTTCGTTTGATTACTAATTTGACTCAAAAAGCGAATAGTAAAGTTCTGATTTTGTTACTCAGATAATAATTTAGTagcttgtaaataataatttagtctATATACATAATAgtaatttgcaataattataaGATTTTATAGGTTATTTCATTCAAAGTATAACATGAATGTTAGCTTCTTTTATTCTGTcataatttataatagtaattaCAGTAATCATAATACTTTAATTccatattatattttgaaataaggtTTTAAGGAGATATACAGGTTGGACAATTTAATTTCAAgcattcaaatatttctattacttacACTTACacgaaaaaagtaaaaataattataccattataatattataccaTTTTAAAGAGTAACAACAACGTTACTTTTcccaaaaattgcaaagtcacTTTTAAGACATTAAACGTTCCTATTTAAATGGTCTACCTGTATACCTACCATCATTCTGGCATGCTTCAGATCACACATAAGTATTCAGATCGTAGATAGGATTTAATAAAGATCGCATTGAAGAGCAATCTACCAAAATCATTCGGGTAAGATATCTTTAAACGATTCAGATTATAGATTGAAAGCAACAGGTGAACAAGTACGGCTTATTTATAATCAGATAGATCGAATCAGAATGATCAGATAGAAGataatattataactatatCGAGTTATAAGAATAATACAATGTTTTGGATAGACATGAATGGTTGAAGAAATCaagttttgtaaatataataatctgcaGAAACAATGCATTTGTTTGATACTATCAGTGACTTTTTACTATGAAAATTCTGTgattgaattatcaaatttatacgtatgttatacatatattaaatatatatgttatacatgtttAATGTGTTCAAATAATAAGTGCTCATATATAAAATACctatgttaaaataatattaaatagtacatatacatatttaacattaaacataaacatatttaataaacgtatttaatattaaataatattacaataatattaaatatgttaaacaTATATTATTCTTTTAAAAGATATTTAAGATATAAATTTCGAAAACTGTGGTCAGAGGGGGACAAGAGTCTCAAGATAAAATTACCCTAAACAAATTAAAAGTTTGCTTTCACGTCTAAAATATTATCTATTAATTATTGACAACTGTAATCTAACCTTAGTCCATTTAGAAAGGGGAAAATCGGACTTTTTTCTTGTAGAGTAAAAGTTTTCTTCAAGGATGAAAGCCACCTTTTTCTCTTTGGAGGGGACAAGTGCCATTCTCTGACCCCCTTCTGGCCACATTAACGGTTTCAAGTAAATTTTGCTGGGCCGAAATATTGGGAACTTACCTCAAAAGCGTCATTTAGGGAATGCATCCTcattctttctctctcgttgCTCTCAAGCCTCCTGAGGTTCCTTTCTCGCGCGGAAATGCCACTTTTTCGTCTCCTGGTGGTCGGCGGTCCACCACGATTTCTTCTCTTTGCTTGTTTTGGACTCCTCTCGCTACCGCTACTATCGCTCTCCTCACCCACCTTTGCAATcatttcaatattcaatttaCTGACAAATTATGAACAATGAAAAAAGTGTAGcatatttgaaataacaaaaaAGACCTAACGCTAATAGTAAAGATGAATTATCTATTAGTCAATGATTCTTCTGAGAAAatctcaattttaatattttgaactaAACTTTACAAAAGAAATTCGCGAACATGTTTCATTCAGTTAttgcaataattaaattacGACAAAATTTTAGAGTAAATCAATAAATCTCATTTGCATATTTTGAATTGAACcctataaaaattttttgaaaattttcttgaaaaattcaattatag
This Megachile rotundata isolate GNS110a chromosome 7, iyMegRotu1, whole genome shotgun sequence DNA region includes the following protein-coding sequences:
- the LOC100877118 gene encoding uncharacterized protein LOC100877118 isoform X3, which translates into the protein MRSLERLSGSDQDCDQEMYIDLDDASVDSLTGKRSRHHVVSAEVGEESDSSGSERSPKQAKRRNRGGPPTTRRRKSGISARERNLRRLESNERERMRMHSLNDAFEQLREVIPHVKMERKLSKIETLTLAKNYIMALTNVICEMRGEEQPYTFPEQELLCYDIIKFAFKLVLL
- the LOC100877118 gene encoding uncharacterized protein LOC100877118 isoform X2, with product MRSLERLSGSDQDCDQEMYIDLDDASVDSLTGKRSRHHVVSAEVGEESDSSGSERSPKQAKRRNRGGPPTTRRRKSGISARERNLRRLESNERERMRMHSLNDAFEQLREVIPHVKMERKLSKIETLTLAKNYIMALTNVICEMRGEEQPYTFVDGECGSSSGDSTGQLELSGGEQPEEASPASMHETNNNSLLHEDLERRIP